A part of Deinococcus aerolatus genomic DNA contains:
- the sufC gene encoding Fe-S cluster assembly ATPase SufC, with amino-acid sequence MTQTDQPHQIEIRNLHVSVDDLSILRGINLTIPRGELHAVMGPNGNGKSTLAKVMVGDPEYTVTEGDILVDGVSILEMEPDERARMGLFLAFQYPVEIPGVTIANFLRLAMQARKEEGEEVSFTEFYGKLQTSLKTLDWDESIVERYLNAGFSGGEKKRNEILQMLMLEPTYIIMDETDSGLDVDALKVVANGVNSMRGENLGGLIITHYQRLLDYIVPDKVHIIVDGRVVQSGGPELAKKLDSQGYDWVKELATA; translated from the coding sequence ATGACCCAGACCGACCAGCCACACCAGATCGAGATCCGCAATCTGCACGTTTCCGTGGACGATCTGTCCATCCTCAGGGGCATCAACCTGACCATTCCGCGCGGCGAGCTGCACGCCGTCATGGGGCCGAACGGCAACGGCAAGAGCACGCTGGCCAAGGTCATGGTGGGCGATCCCGAATACACCGTCACCGAGGGCGACATTCTGGTGGACGGCGTGAGCATCCTGGAGATGGAACCCGACGAGCGCGCCCGCATGGGCCTGTTTCTGGCCTTCCAGTACCCCGTCGAGATTCCGGGCGTGACCATCGCCAACTTCTTGCGTCTGGCCATGCAGGCCCGCAAGGAAGAGGGCGAGGAAGTCAGCTTCACCGAGTTCTACGGCAAGCTGCAGACGTCCCTCAAGACCCTGGATTGGGACGAGAGCATCGTCGAGCGCTACCTGAACGCGGGCTTCTCCGGCGGCGAGAAGAAGCGCAACGAGATTCTGCAGATGCTGATGCTGGAACCCACCTACATCATCATGGACGAGACCGATTCGGGCCTGGACGTCGACGCCCTGAAAGTTGTTGCCAACGGCGTCAACTCCATGCGCGGTGAGAACCTCGGCGGATTGATCATCACCCACTACCAGCGCCTGCTGGACTACATCGTGCCCGACAAGGTCCACATCATCGTGGACGGCAGGGTTGTGCAGAGCGGCGGCCCCGAACTGGCCAAGAAGCTGGACAGCCAGGGCTACGACTGGGTCAAGGAACTGGCGACGGCCTGA
- a CDS encoding ExbD/TolR family protein, translating to MNRAPTRRRMRDSGDGVTFDFAPMVDVVLLLLIFFFLTSSLGARQNALPLDLPRASTTVQETPALPIVSVDRAGKLFLNGQETTLTKLGGQLKPLLGPSDGVVGLRADERGSYGTVVRVMDVIKKAGGERLALGTRPSQ from the coding sequence ATGAACCGTGCCCCCACCCGCCGCCGGATGCGCGACAGCGGGGACGGCGTGACCTTCGACTTCGCGCCGATGGTGGACGTGGTGCTGCTGCTGCTGATCTTCTTCTTCCTGACCAGCAGCCTGGGCGCCCGCCAGAACGCGCTGCCGCTGGACCTGCCGCGGGCCAGCACCACCGTGCAGGAAACGCCCGCGCTGCCCATCGTGAGCGTGGACCGCGCCGGGAAGCTGTTCCTGAACGGCCAGGAAACCACCCTGACCAAACTGGGCGGGCAACTGAAGCCCCTGCTGGGGCCGTCGGATGGCGTGGTGGGCCTGCGCGCCGACGAGCGCGGCAGCTACGGCACGGTGGTGCGCGTCATGGACGTGATCAAGAAGGCAGGCGGCGAACGTCTGGCGCTGGGCACGAGGCCCAGCCAGTGA
- a CDS encoding type III pantothenate kinase: MPTFPLLAVDIGNTSTVLGLADETQSLTHTWRVRTNRDALPDDLALQLHGLFSVAGAQMPRSAILSSVAPPVGENYALALRRHYGVEAFSVSAMNLPDVTVELDTPDAVGADRLCNLFGAEQYLDRHEYAVVVDFGTSTNFDVIGRGRRFVGGILATGAQISADALFSRAAKLPRITLEAPASAIGKNTVHALQSGLVYGYAEMVDGLLRRIRAELPGPAVAVATGGFARTVETICQEIDYYDETLTLRGLVEMWASR; encoded by the coding sequence GTGCCAACCTTTCCCCTTCTGGCCGTGGACATCGGCAACACCAGCACCGTGCTGGGTCTTGCGGACGAGACCCAAAGTCTGACCCACACCTGGCGCGTACGGACCAACCGGGACGCGCTGCCGGACGATCTGGCATTGCAACTGCACGGGCTGTTCTCGGTGGCCGGGGCGCAGATGCCGCGCTCGGCGATTCTCAGCAGCGTGGCCCCGCCGGTGGGCGAGAACTACGCGCTGGCGCTGCGGCGGCATTACGGCGTGGAGGCCTTCAGCGTCTCGGCCATGAATCTGCCCGACGTGACGGTGGAACTGGACACGCCCGACGCCGTGGGCGCCGACCGGCTGTGCAACCTGTTCGGGGCCGAGCAGTACCTGGACCGCCACGAGTACGCCGTGGTGGTGGATTTCGGCACCAGCACCAACTTCGACGTGATCGGGCGCGGGCGGCGCTTTGTGGGGGGCATCCTGGCGACGGGCGCGCAGATCAGCGCTGACGCCTTGTTCTCCCGCGCCGCCAAGCTGCCACGCATCACCCTGGAGGCCCCGGCCAGCGCCATTGGCAAGAATACCGTCCACGCGCTGCAATCCGGGCTGGTCTACGGCTACGCCGAGATGGTGGACGGCCTGCTGCGCCGGATTCGCGCCGAGTTGCCCGGCCCCGCCGTCGCCGTCGCTACCGGCGGCTTCGCCCGCACCGTGGAGACCATCTGCCAGGAGATCGACTACTACGACGAAACGCTGACCCTGCGCGGGCTGGTGGAGATGTGGGCCAGCCGCTGA
- a CDS encoding cobalamin-binding protein, with translation MTHIPDRIISLLPSATDLLFDLGLGERLAGVSHSCDHPGAAGRPVLTRSVVDASAPQAEIDRAVSEAVRAGQALYSVDGELLDAIAPDLVVTQGVCEVCAVTPGTIEAAVRYLPGCLPAAHVLSLEGRSMAGILDDLRALAKAAGVTEVGEELAEASQARWDAVQTVQTAPRVLTLEWVDPPFYGGHWVPEQVEKAGGVNVLGAAGTDSGRTGWEDIAALDPDVIVVMCCGYGLQQNAEFAHGLLARTNLRAVRDGQVWAVDANAHFSRPALGVFRGAEVLAELLRGRECAEESLQLQAAPAAHTQA, from the coding sequence ATGACCCATATTCCGGACCGCATCATCAGCCTGCTGCCCAGCGCCACCGACCTGCTGTTTGACCTGGGACTGGGGGAGCGGCTGGCCGGGGTCAGCCACTCGTGCGACCATCCCGGGGCGGCGGGGCGGCCGGTCCTGACACGCTCGGTTGTCGATGCATCTGCCCCCCAGGCCGAGATTGACCGCGCTGTGAGCGAGGCGGTGCGGGCGGGCCAAGCCCTGTACAGCGTGGACGGCGAACTGCTGGACGCCATCGCTCCGGATCTGGTGGTCACGCAGGGCGTGTGTGAGGTCTGCGCGGTCACGCCGGGCACCATCGAGGCGGCGGTGCGCTATCTGCCCGGCTGCCTGCCCGCCGCCCACGTGCTGAGCCTGGAAGGCCGCAGCATGGCCGGGATTCTGGATGACCTGCGTGCACTGGCGAAAGCGGCTGGTGTGACGGAGGTTGGCGAGGAACTGGCCGAAGCCTCTCAGGCCCGCTGGGACGCCGTTCAGACCGTGCAGACCGCGCCGCGCGTGCTGACGCTGGAGTGGGTGGATCCCCCTTTCTACGGCGGCCACTGGGTTCCCGAACAGGTTGAGAAGGCGGGCGGCGTGAATGTGCTGGGTGCGGCGGGAACCGACAGCGGACGCACGGGCTGGGAGGACATCGCCGCCCTGGACCCCGACGTGATCGTGGTGATGTGCTGCGGCTACGGCCTCCAGCAGAACGCGGAGTTTGCCCACGGGTTGCTGGCGAGGACCAACTTGCGGGCGGTGCGCGACGGCCAGGTGTGGGCCGTGGACGCCAATGCCCATTTCTCCCGCCCCGCGCTGGGCGTCTTTCGCGGCGCGGAGGTGCTGGCCGAGCTGCTGCGCGGGCGCGAATGCGCGGAGGAAAGCCTGCAGCTTCAGGCTGCCCCCGCAGCCCACACCCAGGCATGA
- a CDS encoding inorganic phosphate transporter, producing MEPALIGLFVIVTLALIFDFINGFHDTANAIATSVATRVLTPAQAISMSAIMNVVGALTGTAVAKTVSADIVPQEFATLELVGAALISAIGWNLFTWWKGLPSSSSHALIFSLVGAGVAAGGWGIIIPKGVRKTLTGLLTSPALGFIIPILLMFLLAWLVLKWMKPRTVTRTFRWAQILSAAFMAFSHGGNDAQKTMGIITFALSAYFGTQIDIVPLWVILSAAAAMGLGTAVGGWRIIKTMGFKVVDLKPVDGFVAETSAALIIETASRLGIPVSTTHTISTAIMGVGTTKGFRKVKWQVAGKIVSAWVFTIPTCIALSWAIHKVLLAIGV from the coding sequence ATGGAACCTGCACTTATCGGCCTGTTCGTCATCGTCACGCTGGCGCTGATCTTCGACTTCATCAACGGTTTTCACGACACGGCCAACGCCATTGCCACTTCCGTGGCCACGCGGGTCCTGACGCCTGCCCAGGCCATTTCCATGTCCGCCATCATGAACGTGGTGGGCGCCCTGACCGGAACGGCCGTCGCCAAAACCGTCAGTGCCGACATCGTGCCGCAGGAGTTCGCCACGCTGGAACTGGTCGGCGCGGCCCTGATCAGCGCCATCGGCTGGAACCTGTTCACGTGGTGGAAGGGGCTGCCCAGCAGTTCCAGCCACGCGCTGATCTTCAGTCTGGTGGGTGCGGGCGTGGCTGCCGGGGGCTGGGGCATCATCATTCCCAAGGGCGTGCGAAAAACGCTGACTGGACTGTTGACCAGCCCAGCCCTGGGGTTCATCATTCCGATTCTGCTGATGTTCCTGCTGGCATGGCTGGTTCTGAAATGGATGAAGCCGCGCACGGTCACGCGCACCTTCCGCTGGGCTCAGATTCTGAGCGCCGCCTTTATGGCCTTCTCGCACGGTGGCAACGACGCACAGAAAACCATGGGCATCATCACCTTCGCCCTCAGCGCGTACTTCGGCACGCAGATCGATATCGTGCCGCTCTGGGTCATTCTGTCGGCGGCGGCGGCCATGGGCCTGGGCACAGCCGTGGGCGGCTGGCGCATCATCAAGACCATGGGCTTCAAGGTGGTGGACCTCAAGCCTGTCGACGGCTTTGTGGCCGAGACGAGTGCGGCGCTGATCATCGAGACGGCCAGCCGCCTGGGCATTCCGGTCAGCACCACCCACACCATCAGCACCGCGATCATGGGTGTGGGCACCACCAAGGGCTTCCGGAAGGTCAAGTGGCAGGTGGCCGGCAAGATCGTCAGTGCGTGGGTCTTTACCATTCCCACCTGCATCGCGCTGAGCTGGGCCATTCATAAGGTGTTGCTGGCGATTGGGGTGTAG
- a CDS encoding DUF47 domain-containing protein has protein sequence MVLSKFMPSNPKFSARFAEAARNAHATAQALVDLLENYTDVEAKVQRVRDLEHVGDRLSLEVTNLLAESFIVPFDREDIIALNDELDDLVDDMEDAARKLSLYRIERPLPQMAQLARVVEAQCKLLAQGMPLIEDTGRLKELANIAQQIRKLEDDGDTISDEVQRTLYDGVSDVPGMIVAMRSGEIVALIENASDQAQRVAKTVESILLKNA, from the coding sequence ATGGTTCTATCTAAATTCATGCCCAGCAACCCCAAGTTCAGCGCCCGCTTCGCCGAGGCCGCCCGCAACGCCCACGCCACCGCCCAGGCGTTGGTGGACCTGCTGGAAAACTACACCGACGTGGAGGCCAAGGTTCAGCGCGTGCGCGACCTAGAACACGTCGGGGATCGGCTGTCGCTGGAGGTGACCAACCTGCTGGCCGAGTCCTTCATCGTGCCGTTTGACCGCGAGGACATCATTGCCCTGAACGATGAACTCGACGATCTCGTGGACGACATGGAGGACGCGGCGCGCAAGCTCAGCCTGTACCGCATCGAGCGGCCGCTGCCGCAGATGGCCCAACTCGCCCGTGTCGTGGAAGCCCAGTGTAAACTGCTGGCCCAGGGCATGCCACTGATCGAGGACACCGGCCGCTTGAAGGAACTCGCGAACATCGCCCAGCAGATCCGCAAGCTGGAAGATGACGGGGACACCATCAGCGACGAAGTGCAGCGCACCCTGTACGACGGGGTGAGCGACGTGCCGGGCATGATTGTGGCGATGCGCAGCGGCGAGATCGTCGCCCTGATCGAGAACGCCTCGGACCAGGCCCAGCGCGTGGCCAAGACGGTGGAGAGCATTCTCCTGAAGAACGCTTAG
- a CDS encoding DUF427 domain-containing protein, which translates to MKATWNGAVIAQSDDTVVVEGNHYFPADSVKAEYLRPSATHSVCPWKGTASYHTLEVGGQRNPDAAWYYPQPKDAAQQIRDRVAFWKGVDVTAN; encoded by the coding sequence ATGAAAGCCACCTGGAACGGAGCAGTCATCGCGCAATCGGACGACACGGTGGTCGTGGAGGGCAACCACTACTTCCCGGCAGACAGCGTGAAGGCCGAGTACCTGCGCCCCAGCGCCACGCACTCGGTCTGCCCGTGGAAAGGCACCGCCAGCTACCACACGCTGGAGGTGGGCGGCCAGCGCAACCCCGACGCGGCGTGGTACTACCCCCAACCCAAGGACGCGGCCCAGCAGATCCGGGACCGCGTGGCCTTCTGGAAGGGTGTGGACGTCACGGCGAACTGA
- a CDS encoding PEGA domain-containing protein, translated as MKPIGPYVAVQALPPPATGVAAADSSVQTLRATDRLTGIPVLLHLLPHAQSLPELPFSPHLLPVVDSGVDGEVTYLVTELPLQAHPASDPLLSARGALAALSALHQEGLAHGGVSGTQLWNHDGGVALAGAGLPWRKDATPQADLSDLAVTLQALGALPEVLRPLRDRPGTLSAHAALALLGGAVGREAGAMPPPDQPAPPVEGARVRPLPAGASGAGPAGSVSPAVREAAATQPHGTAAPDVQPSPAAGSPSTGESSGAPRTETAGTDTGPPSAAVSPFSNAPAGQPETPQERRKRQNDERREQALLDSQAAAVRKAARLKAQREEEEREMARAAELSALGVPVPEPFQMGFDLEGEGGEAATNASPSGLRAREVERLPASLRRPAARQTDAAVQRLPGGDSASPRPAARNLAPIRIGWDEDDSWRVVRAAPKAGQSPSRLLLIPIVLAVAALLGAGLLWALRPEASTPTPAGTAASVSSDVVFTLRGAAGVTARLSVVSAPSGANLKADQALGVIPGKISFPVQGTYQLKVLAQGYQPATLEVTVPRTQPVTIDLGN; from the coding sequence GTGAAGCCCATTGGTCCCTACGTGGCAGTTCAGGCCCTGCCCCCCCCGGCGACTGGTGTGGCGGCGGCCGACAGTTCCGTGCAGACGCTGCGGGCCACGGACCGGCTGACCGGCATTCCCGTGCTGCTGCACCTGCTGCCCCACGCCCAGAGTCTGCCCGAGCTGCCGTTCTCGCCGCACCTGTTGCCGGTGGTGGACAGCGGCGTTGACGGTGAGGTGACGTATCTGGTCACCGAACTGCCGCTGCAGGCCCACCCGGCCAGTGACCCGCTGCTGAGTGCGCGCGGCGCTCTGGCGGCCCTGAGCGCCCTGCATCAGGAGGGGCTGGCGCACGGCGGCGTCAGCGGGACGCAGTTGTGGAACCATGACGGCGGGGTCGCGCTGGCCGGGGCGGGTCTGCCCTGGCGCAAGGACGCCACACCCCAGGCGGACCTGAGCGATCTGGCCGTGACCCTGCAGGCGCTGGGGGCGTTGCCCGAGGTTCTGCGCCCCCTGCGGGACCGACCCGGCACCCTCAGCGCGCACGCAGCGCTGGCCCTGCTCGGCGGCGCGGTGGGCCGGGAAGCCGGAGCCATGCCGCCGCCGGACCAGCCCGCCCCGCCCGTGGAGGGTGCCCGCGTCCGCCCGCTCCCGGCGGGGGCTTCGGGCGCAGGTCCGGCCGGCAGTGTGTCCCCGGCGGTACGGGAGGCTGCGGCCACCCAGCCCCACGGCACAGCCGCGCCAGACGTACAGCCATCACCCGCCGCCGGGTCACCGTCCACCGGGGAATCCTCCGGGGCCCCCCGGACCGAAACGGCCGGGACCGACACGGGACCACCGTCCGCTGCCGTCTCTCCCTTTTCCAATGCCCCGGCGGGCCAGCCCGAGACGCCGCAGGAGCGCCGCAAGCGCCAGAACGACGAGCGCCGCGAACAGGCCCTGCTGGACAGCCAGGCCGCCGCCGTGCGCAAGGCCGCCCGGCTCAAGGCGCAGCGGGAAGAGGAAGAGCGCGAGATGGCCAGGGCCGCCGAACTGAGCGCGCTGGGTGTCCCGGTCCCCGAACCTTTCCAGATGGGCTTTGACCTGGAAGGGGAGGGCGGCGAGGCGGCCACGAACGCTTCCCCATCTGGGCTGCGGGCGCGTGAGGTCGAGCGGTTGCCTGCGTCGTTGCGTCGACCAGCGGCGCGCCAGACGGACGCGGCGGTTCAGCGTCTGCCCGGGGGCGATTCGGCCTCGCCCCGCCCCGCGGCCCGCAACCTTGCCCCCATCCGGATCGGCTGGGACGAGGACGACTCCTGGCGGGTAGTCCGGGCCGCCCCGAAAGCGGGCCAGAGTCCGTCCAGACTGCTGCTGATTCCCATCGTGCTGGCGGTGGCAGCCCTGCTGGGGGCGGGTCTGCTGTGGGCGCTGCGTCCCGAGGCCAGTACGCCGACACCCGCCGGAACTGCGGCAAGCGTGAGTAGCGACGTGGTCTTTACCCTGCGCGGCGCGGCGGGCGTCACGGCCCGCCTCAGCGTGGTGTCGGCCCCCAGCGGCGCGAACCTGAAGGCCGATCAGGCCCTGGGCGTGATTCCCGGCAAGATCAGTTTTCCGGTGCAGGGTACCTATCAGCTCAAGGTGCTGGCCCAGGGTTACCAGCCGGCCACCCTGGAGGTCACGGTGCCGCGCACCCAGCCGGTGACCATCGACCTGGGCAACTGA
- a CDS encoding Mrp/NBP35 family ATP-binding protein, producing MHDAVMAALSTVNDPELHRDLVSLGMIERAEVVGGVAQIKVNLTTPACPLKGQIEREVREAVLTVPGVSDVAVTFGATVRVAAQPALPGVKHVLLVGSGKGGVGKSSVAVNLAASLAADGARVGLLDADVYGPSVAHMMGQGAARVTANDERKMQPLVAHGLKFISMANLSPAGQALVWRGPMLHSAVQQFIKDAAWGELDYLIVDLPPGTGDVQLSLTQTVQVTGAVIVTTPQDVALIDAARAIDMFRKASVPVLGVVENMSYFVAPDTGNVYDLFGRGGSRKLGEQYPLLGEVPIDMDVRQDADAGVPVVLAHPETPAAQALIAVARRLAGQVSVLTVNKELAQSLAELPDQLTVV from the coding sequence ATGCATGACGCCGTGATGGCCGCCCTCAGCACAGTCAACGACCCGGAGTTGCACCGCGATCTGGTGTCGCTGGGCATGATCGAGCGCGCCGAGGTGGTGGGCGGTGTGGCCCAGATCAAGGTCAACCTGACCACCCCCGCGTGCCCGCTGAAAGGCCAGATCGAGCGCGAGGTGCGCGAGGCGGTGCTGACCGTGCCAGGAGTCAGCGACGTGGCCGTGACCTTTGGCGCAACGGTGCGGGTGGCCGCGCAGCCCGCGCTGCCGGGGGTCAAGCACGTCCTGCTGGTGGGCAGCGGCAAGGGCGGCGTGGGCAAGAGCAGCGTGGCGGTTAATCTCGCGGCCTCGCTGGCGGCGGACGGCGCGCGGGTGGGCCTGCTGGACGCCGACGTGTACGGCCCCAGCGTGGCGCACATGATGGGCCAGGGGGCGGCCCGCGTGACCGCCAACGACGAGCGCAAGATGCAGCCCCTCGTGGCGCACGGGCTGAAATTCATCAGCATGGCCAACCTCTCGCCCGCCGGGCAGGCGCTGGTGTGGCGCGGGCCGATGCTGCATTCGGCGGTCCAGCAATTCATCAAGGACGCGGCCTGGGGCGAACTCGACTACCTGATCGTGGACCTGCCGCCCGGCACCGGGGACGTGCAGCTGTCACTGACGCAGACCGTGCAGGTCACGGGGGCCGTGATCGTGACCACCCCGCAGGACGTGGCCCTGATCGACGCGGCGCGGGCCATCGACATGTTCCGCAAGGCCAGCGTGCCGGTGCTGGGCGTGGTGGAAAACATGAGTTACTTCGTGGCGCCGGACACCGGCAACGTCTACGACCTGTTCGGGCGCGGGGGCAGCCGCAAGCTGGGCGAGCAGTACCCGCTGCTGGGAGAGGTGCCCATCGACATGGACGTGCGCCAGGACGCCGACGCCGGGGTACCCGTCGTGCTGGCACACCCGGAGACCCCCGCCGCGCAGGCCCTGATCGCGGTGGCCCGCAGGCTGGCCGGACAGGTCAGCGTCCTCACGGTGAACAAGGAACTGGCGCAGTCGCTGGCGGAACTCCCGGACCAGTTGACCGTCGTATGA
- a CDS encoding helix-turn-helix transcriptional regulator: MNAASARVPVQGPPPAAPERTKVRLLELVRRHGPQTAQDLATRLEVSVPAARRHLGDLQEQGLLQSRTERPGGRGRPQHVFSLTEQGEAAFPRTYSGLCVDVMRHVENLFGEGAVLKVLDARNVEIAQRMRTELPDDLPLPDRVQRLTVLLTEMGFDPVVEQDGPDLVLTQRNCPNLTVARQYAQLCGAELNLYAELLGASVVRETRIVCGQGACRYRIVG; this comes from the coding sequence ATGAACGCCGCGTCCGCCCGCGTCCCGGTTCAGGGCCCGCCGCCCGCCGCCCCGGAGCGCACCAAGGTGCGGCTGCTGGAACTGGTCCGGCGTCATGGCCCGCAGACCGCGCAGGATCTGGCCACCCGGCTGGAGGTCAGCGTGCCGGCCGCGCGCCGTCACCTGGGCGACCTGCAGGAGCAGGGGCTGCTGCAGTCGCGCACCGAGCGGCCCGGCGGACGTGGACGCCCCCAGCACGTTTTCAGCCTGACCGAACAGGGCGAGGCGGCCTTTCCGCGCACCTACTCCGGGCTGTGCGTGGACGTGATGCGGCACGTCGAGAACCTGTTCGGCGAGGGCGCGGTCCTGAAGGTCCTCGACGCCCGCAATGTCGAGATCGCGCAGCGCATGCGGACCGAGTTGCCGGACGATCTGCCGCTGCCCGACCGCGTCCAGCGCCTCACAGTGCTGCTGACCGAGATGGGCTTTGACCCCGTGGTGGAACAGGACGGCCCGGACCTTGTGCTGACCCAGCGCAACTGCCCCAACCTGACCGTGGCCCGGCAGTACGCCCAGCTGTGCGGCGCCGAGCTGAACCTGTACGCCGAGCTGCTGGGCGCGTCGGTGGTCCGCGAGACCCGCATCGTGTGTGGGCAGGGCGCGTGCCGTTACCGCATCGTCGGCTGA
- a CDS encoding 2'-5' RNA ligase family protein produces the protein MTHLPPVPEPPRPLFSLVAWPPQALDTWMRRAQATLNVSGFGLPHLNLRAPFQTTLDTGALVAAFREGLRGEPALEVRVRGWKRLSGVIFLEFELDPALAALHARVLEIGPSSRAPYDGAEYRPHLTLALGILPWAEDLLWGQVQALTPPLDHFTVQALSLTREERGEVQELHTFPLVLPPDEDAPRQETGAAPS, from the coding sequence ATGACCCATCTGCCGCCCGTTCCCGAACCTCCCAGACCGCTGTTCAGTCTGGTGGCGTGGCCCCCGCAGGCCCTGGACACCTGGATGCGCCGGGCACAGGCCACGCTGAATGTCAGCGGCTTTGGCCTGCCGCACCTGAACCTGCGTGCCCCTTTTCAGACCACGCTGGACACAGGCGCACTGGTGGCGGCCTTCCGTGAAGGGCTGCGCGGCGAACCGGCGCTGGAGGTGCGGGTCCGGGGCTGGAAACGCCTGAGCGGCGTGATCTTTCTGGAATTCGAGCTGGACCCGGCGCTGGCCGCCCTGCATGCACGGGTGCTGGAGATCGGGCCGTCGAGCCGCGCGCCCTATGACGGCGCCGAGTACCGCCCGCACCTGACGCTGGCGCTGGGCATCCTCCCGTGGGCCGAGGACCTGCTGTGGGGGCAGGTACAGGCCCTGACGCCCCCGCTGGATCACTTCACCGTGCAGGCCCTGAGCCTGACCCGCGAGGAGCGGGGCGAGGTACAGGAACTCCACACCTTTCCGCTGGTGCTGCCCCCGGACGAGGACGCGCCCAGGCAGGAGACCGGGGCTGCGCCGAGCTAG